The genome window CACTTGTGTATGTAGTTTGTGTTGGCAATGCTTACCACATGTTTTCAAAAGGTACCTTGGTTTTGATACCGaggaaaataagtagaagccaaTTGCTCCCAGTCCTGAATCCGCCCAACTTTATTGTTTTCAAGAGCATCTAGGTCGCGTATACTTGCAGGAGAAAAAGGACCAAACACGAAACCCTTGGACTGATGCCTCTGGTGTTGCTTCATTGAGTTCTCATCATTTTCAGTTTTCACATTATGTTGCTTGGCATATGTTGGCACACTTACCTTCTCACTAGACCTGCAGTTAGATAAGGAATTGTCCTTGAATCTCTTTGAAGCAGTATTCGTGATTTCAGTTCCAAATGTTCTCCGCTTGTTGTCATTTGAACCAAAACCAGTCTCAAGTGCACTTCTGGAGTTCTGGACCAACTGCCTAAATGCTGGTTCCCCACTTTCTGGATCCTTAGACTGATGCAGCTGGTGCTGCTTCAATAAGTTCTCATCATTTCCCATTTCCACATTAATTTGCTTCCCACTAGATTGGCAGTTGGATATGGACTCTGCAAATCTCTTTGAAGCAGTATTTGTTATCTCAGTTCCAAACACCCTCATCCTGGTGTCATTCAAGCCAGAACCAGCCTCAAGTGCATTACTGGATTTCTGTTTCATCCCCAACCACCTAAATGCTGGTTTCCCACTCTCTGGATGTCGGACCTACAAATTCAACGACAACGTATCTAGAAACTATTAGATGCATTTTACAATCATCCCAGGTTTTTTCTCACATCAGTAAATTCTGAATATACCTAACCTTTTCGATAAGATTCATAGATGCAAAGACATTGGCAATATCATACAGCCGCCTCGCTTTAGCTGGAGAATTTGGTTGCAGCAAGAAGACAAGAATGTGAGTCATTAAATTGTTCATTAGATCATCTATAATTTAGATATACTGAACAGTGCCAAAAGTCATTACTTCGCATAGCTGTTGTATCATGCACATCACCTGGCAATGCTGTTGCAGCGCTGTCTAGGGAAATAATATCCGCCTGAAGGGACAAGAGAGTTTAGAACATATAACTGAAAAAACAACTATGCCTTGGAAAAAGCATGTCAAAGATCAGCATAACTTACACCAGAACGAAGAAAAAGCTTGACAAAATTCTTAGCAAGCAGTGCCAGAGATTTTTCCTTACGGCTttctagaaaattatagagagaAGCCAATGCAATCAGAATAAATCTCATAAAACAGTAGCCCTTAATCTATATAACAATCCCAATTTCTTTGAACACAGGCACATATTTGAGCAACAGGTATCAACAAACTGCAACCCCTAATCATATTTTTACTAATATCACACAATACACAGGTAACTTTACCAGTTTTAGGACATGAAACAGACTTCTCCTCCTTGTTGCTATCGCTGGGAGACCGCTCAGTCTCCTTCTCATTTGAAATCTAGGAAGATAAACAGGATGTGTAagcttttctttttctcatttGTCACAAATTGCAAGGAACATAATTCTACTATCAATAAGTTTAATCACAACAAACTACGCCCAATGACAACACAACAAACAAAAATAGATCCAAAAATGTTTGAAAACATGATAATAcaatgcaaaaataaaattgaatttggcCCCAACTCACAgatatacaaaaatatagttAAATCTTCCGGAAAAAGTCTAATTAAAGGCAACCTGAAGGTCATGTAGAGCCTGAGGAATGGCATCGAAACCTTTCCAACAGTACTGATTCTTTGCTTTCCTCACCAACACCTGAAATCCCCACATCAAACAACAAACCACAATAACCCTCTacacaaaatcaaaacttaAACCCTTGAACGACAATGCACAATCATAAACCCTTTAATTCCTTACCCCGATACTTTCCATGATGTTAACAATATCATAAATTCTCCGTCTCTCAACTCCTGCACATCAAATCATTTAATTACACCCAAAAACACAAGAAACTTTCTTCAtttctatatttcaaaaaatgaaaataaccaAAGCGACCTAATTGAGCGGCAGCAGCATCCACTCCAACGCATTCGACATCGTCCCGATTATACAACTTCAAAAAACTGAATCCAAAAAAATAAGCAATAATCGATAAATCACAAATAAATCAAAGCGACATTAAAAATGTAAACAACGTATAATCGATAAATGTAACATAGCGGGAGAAGTACTTGGAGCAGAGGAGAGCGAGAGATTTATCTTTGCGGCTGTAGTTAGATACCGAAGGGTTTAGGGTATCGTAGCCAAACAATGAAGAATACGACGACAACGACAACGACGACGACATTGCTTTGGTTGATACAAGAAATGAGTGAGCGAGAGATTAATGTAGTGCTGGTATTTAAGATCGAatgaaaaaattagttgggCGGGCTGGGAGATTTTGAATAGTCGaattaaaagtgtgattaatTGGGAGTATCAATGGCCTGCCTGCGCAACTAAAAGAATGAGCGCAGGGGGCCGCGGGAATTCAAATTCAACATTAGTTTTAAATCTGCCCCTACCCTACCCATTTCTTACCGCAGctactttttcttcttcttttttcttttatttagaaCAAATTTGCATATAGTAAAATTGAGATTCTTgaggatttttttattcttaagATCTAAGTATATACGATTCggaatatagaaaatatattgaaattttaagatatttaattAGCAATTAGAAATTTGATAATATTCGATATGGATTTTAGAAATCTCTTCATAATCTAGAAGATTTTGAATGATTATGATCCTAATTAAACATcgattatatgatattttaccTGAAATCTGTAGAACTCCATATAAAAGCAAATCACCttcaatccattaaaattcatatattattattaaccaCCTACAATCCATTGTTCATatatctattatctattatatatctaatagaacaagtgtgagtaatttaattcgttGAGACGAAACTACTCTTGCTcacaatacatatatattcataaatagtgAGGCTATTATtgactttttattttaacaaatttattagacattaatgtctcttcattaatatacattaattactttataattaaaactccaaaagtatatactccctctgtccctcccatttcttatcaaatgggttggacacggaggttaagaaatatgtataaagaagtggaaaagagaaagaaaagtgggtgaagtggtgggacccattaatttttattgtataaaaacaagatagtggagtaaaagtagtgtgaaaaggaaagaaaaatgaagaagtagtgggacccattaactatttttggtaagttttgaaatataaagaattggatgggacaccccaaaaacgaaagtgtaaagaaatgggagggacggagggagtaatatttataattatgatttaataaacatgatcattatttgaaattaatttaatattatatatgttaaaacaatatataatcatttttaaactttaaattttccccataaattttgtaattttttatatccTGGCTGATTTTCAAGCTATTAATCAAATCTCTTACCAATTAGACATCGATTTAACCGGATTTTACCAAATCGGATCAAAATCTGTCCGATTATCGATTATTCCGTTAATTCGGAtgatttttagaatttaattattatgatttaataaaatttatatatatatacacacacactctaatatacatatatatatatatatatatacattagaatgattataaataatatataactatatgacaaAGACTCTAATTCGGCAAGAAcctcatttttttaaaacaaattttcaataattttaggtgagtggtattttaattatataataaaaaatttaaatagtgtatttttttgtaattatattttaataaatattattatagtgacgatatgtgtacatatatacatcagcataggggtcgtttggataaacttaaaaaaagtgaattcttacttaaaaaaaaagtgGACTATTAGTGAGAAGTAAGTCTAGACTTTAAGtttattaaagtgtttgaaagaAAGTAGAAGTCCTGATAAAAAGATGGAATTTTCGGTTTCTTATAtgtgcttttgactttttacacaaacgggtcaataaAAGTAGAAACTAActttcttagagcatctccaagagcctccttgttggctcttaaaaaataatataaaaaatgtggttcttagcaatttagaacaaagttaagagtgtgaactccaacaatactctctacatctcttctctatttcatattttattcatatattgggctccactacaacaaaaaagAGAGTGAAAGATGGAGGTAAATTGGAtggaaagatttttttattgtaaaaaaaataagttaggagccatgtggtggctcttaactttgaggagagaggagagagaaacaagagactcttaagatttaagagccatttaagagtctcttggagcaacatttttcctctcccttctcaaatctcaagttaggagcctaaatgaagaggctcTTGGAAATGCTCTTAGAAAAGGAAGCAGGAAGCAGGAACAACCTAACACACACATGATATGActtcaaatacaaacaaatattacatttaaatTACGTTTATAACACAAATAATCTTAATTTGGAAAAGATgaacaaaaaaatatgagatatattgaaaaaataatttaaaacaacccgtgctttgcacgggttaaaaagCTAGTTATTATTAATCCATGAAATCCACatgatttttttagttatatataattatttttcatctATAATGGTTGTTCCCCATTttgatatatagatatattcTACATCCATAATGTCTTAACAAAATTCAAGTCTTTTTAATAaaaggtaattgcatatcgcaccctttaactatcgttcaaaaacgatattgtatctatattttgagaaactcaactctCACCctctatctttacatttcaagaatgATACGCACccccctccgttaaattccgttaaaatactcccaccgtctcaatttacatgtccattttgctttttgaggagtcaaattgactaatttttgaccaactattagaaaatattattattttagaaaataaaaagttacatattaaaatagactagatttactttttaacgatattttttaaaaattttgtttaattaagctatctccaagtcaaaatgattttacatatcaaatgattttaaatttctaGTGTtatgtgtattaagtacttaaaagatacactattttaaatataaaaaataaatattatgtgatatttattataaatatatacacttttattaaacaaaaatttgatatgtaaaatcatttcgACATGGGGATAGcttaatttaacaaaaatttaaaaaaatatcatcaaaaagtaaatctagtctattttaatatgtaactttctatttcctaaaataataaataaatattttctaatagttggccaaaattagtcaatttgactcctcgaaaagcaaatgagacatgtaaattgagatggagggagtattttaacggaagttaacggaatTTAAGGGAgaggggtgcgtatcgttcttgaaatgtaaagataagaCGTGCAAGTTGAGTTTCTCGAAGTATGggcacaatatcgtttttgaacgatagttaggcggtgcgatatgcaattatctCTGCTAATAATGATGTGTGGTTCAAGGTCTAGCACTTTGATAAAATGTTTCATCTTACCTTGTATTGTTGTGTAAAGAGGTCTCATGATAATTGAAGGTACCGTGAAAGAAACTATTTGAAGTATGCATGCCTGAGAGTCAAGTATATGTGAGATTCACATGTGTCCCAAGTTCAGTATTTCTCGAATTCTGAGTTTCAGGAATTTCTCAAATTCCTGATTGAAATATCTTGAAGTTTCATGGATTTTGAAAAGATAATTGTGCTACGTAGACTAGTAGAGCTTTGAGACTTACAAGTGTCGAAGAATCAAGGTTCGCGCACCATTAGAAGATTTAAAGGTTAGCCTCCCCGTGACGACATACATGGCGTGTACCAGAAAGTATTAACTTCATCACAAACCTCTCATTTATACATGTTAAGAGAGAAATTTGGCGATCAATAAAAATTGAGGTTGTAACCGAAACAAATATATGTGACGATTACCACTTCTTGAAACTTGTGCTGGAGGGTGGTGGTAATGAAAGTAAGGATAGCTGAAATTAGGGTTTGAGTTGTTTTTACATGCTTCCGACTCGTCTCCCCCAAATTTGTCAAAGTGCCACATTTTGGATCAGATCATTACCCATATTGAATTTCAGGTATAACAATACAGATTCAAATATTGTCATTTGATCCTCCACTACGCCGGCATGTCTATACATACTATTCTCTCTAATTCTCTATCACGTGTCTAACAACGGGTTCAAAGACTTTTTATATGTCATGATCCCCACTATGATGTGATAAATATGTAATCATTTAcctccaaaatttgaaaatatatttgtatttggaaTAAACGAGGAAATAAAAATACCATTCTTTATGATCAttaaagggttaaatatcaaagtggtcactgaagtggttAAATACCATTCTTTATGATTATTAAAtacactcattattttaaaaaatttacacgATTCattaaatatgattattttCATCATAGATCACGATAAATATTGGTGAGTCACATAAATATTTTCATCACTGAATGCGTAATTcgtaaacaaattaaaaaaaattatcaatttttatattttaatatgtatcctaaaatgaaataaagtaaaggatattaaattaaaataaaacaacaCAATATCGTCACTAAAATGAAAATACGTAGTCGTCAATACGTAGCAAAGTCTATGTTTAAGGTCTTAAAAACATAAACGGTCTGGTCTAAGAAATGGAAAAAACACACATACTGAAAGAGTGGAATTTGTTTCGGTCTTCGTTTTTACACAAGGCTGTCCAAATATTACAGGCTTCGTTAGTTTAggcaatctctctctctccctctctatcCAGATCTCGctcctctctcctcaattaactatacacatatataattagaATTCTCACTCTCTCACTCTACATTCACTGATCTCAATTTCACCGCCACCATGCCCCTCTCCAGTTACATCGGCGGTTCCAGCAACCCCCGCCGCGGCTGGGCCCACTCGCTCCTCCCCTCCACCAAATCGTCCAAGCACCGGAAAACCCGCCGCCGCGCCGCCGTGAAGGACTTCCTCACGGCCAACTTCTTCGCCGTCGGCCTCTCCGTCtctctcctcctcttcatctccATCATCTACAAATACGGCGTTCCCAGGCCCCTTTCATCCCCCTTCGTCTCCGACGCTTCAGGGAGGGGTGGGATTGTTAGGCTGAAGAGCAAGGTGGCGTATCGGAAGCCGGTGGATCACGGCGGCGGAGTGGCCTCAGTGGATATAACTACCAAGGAGTTGTATGATAAGATTGAGTTCAGTGATGTGGATGGGGGGCCGTGGAAGCAAGGCTGGAGGGTCACTTATGAGGGTAATGAATGGGATTCTGAGAAATTGAAGGTTTTCGTGGTTCCGCATTCGCATAATGATCCTGGTTGGAAAGCCACTGTGGAGGAGTATTATGATAGGCAGTCTAGACATATTCTTGATACTATTGTTGATACTCTCACCAAGGTATATCTAGCTTGTGTGTTTTAATTGTTTCttatatgtttgtgtatgtaTTGAATAACGTGATCTTGTTATAGGTTTGCTAAAGATAATTAGTCTTGATTGCCTGGTTGGTGTCTTGTATTTTTGCTAGATTGAGCTAAATTTGTTTTTATGGATATatgcgtgtgtgtgtttttgtggATTTCGGTTTAATAGGATAAAAGGCGGAAGTTTATATGGGAAGAAATGTCGTATTTAGAAAGATGGTGGAAGGATGCTCCAAATGACAAAAAAGAAGATTTTACTAATTTAGTGCAAAGTGGGCAGTTAGAAATTGTTGGAGGTGGCTGGGTGATGAACGATGAGgtaatttttttgtaatttatcaATATGTCTTGTgatcaatttatatatttattgtttacGTTTCTgatttgatatgttttatttttccctTTAAGGGATTACAATTCCTGTTTTTGTAGACCTGAAACATTCACATGTTCGATTTccttattttgaattttattatgttGCTCTATAAGTTATGGTGATTTGTGGTACAACTTTGAAGAAAAAAACAAGTTTGGCTGTTCACTTATAACCACTGGTGTAGCTTCAAGTCAAGTTACAGTTTTCTACGTGGCCGAGAACTGAATTTCATACACtgtattaataaattatgaatcatCACTATAATAGTCATGAATTTGATTCGGATAGCTGGTGAATATTACGGTTAACCGAATGGCGAGACTCATTTACCTATAATTAGGTTATCATATCGTAGAAAAGAGGACATTAGTGTGTGCAACAGTTAAACTGTTCTTC of Daucus carota subsp. sativus chromosome 3, DH1 v3.0, whole genome shotgun sequence contains these proteins:
- the LOC108213233 gene encoding E2F transcription factor-like E2FF isoform X1; translated protein: MSSSLSLSSYSSLFGYDTLNPSVSNYSRKDKSLALLCSNFLKLYNRDDVECVGVDAAAAQLGVERRRIYDIVNIMESIGVLVRKAKNQYCWKGFDAIPQALHDLQISNEKETERSPSDSNKEEKSVSCPKTESRKEKSLALLAKNFVKLFLRSGADIISLDSAATALPGDVHDTTAMRTKARRLYDIANVFASMNLIEKVRHPESGKPAFRWLGMKQKSSNALEAGSGLNDTRMRVFGTEITNTASKRFAESISNCQSSGKQINVEMGNDENLLKQHQLHQSKDPESGEPAFRQLVQNSRSALETGFGSNDNKRRTFGTEITNTASKRFKDNSLSNCRSSEKVSVPTYAKQHNVKTENDENSMKQHQRHQSKGFVFGPFSPASIRDLDALENNKVGRIQDWEQLASTYFPRYQNQAVSDLITHYADAWKSWLVEVDEKKPTQTAS
- the LOC108213233 gene encoding E2F transcription factor-like E2FF isoform X2, whose amino-acid sequence is MSSSLSLSSYSSLFGYDTLNPSVSNYSRKDKSLALLCSNFLKLYNRDDVECVGVDAAAAQLGVERRRIYDIVNIMESIGVLVRKAKNQYCWKGFDAIPQALHDLQISNEKETERSPSDSNKEEKSVSCPKTESRKEKSLALLAKNFVKLFLRSGADIISLDSAATALPAKARRLYDIANVFASMNLIEKVRHPESGKPAFRWLGMKQKSSNALEAGSGLNDTRMRVFGTEITNTASKRFAESISNCQSSGKQINVEMGNDENLLKQHQLHQSKDPESGEPAFRQLVQNSRSALETGFGSNDNKRRTFGTEITNTASKRFKDNSLSNCRSSEKVSVPTYAKQHNVKTENDENSMKQHQRHQSKGFVFGPFSPASIRDLDALENNKVGRIQDWEQLASTYFPRYQNQAVSDLITHYADAWKSWLVEVDEKKPTQTAS
- the LOC108213233 gene encoding E2F transcription factor-like E2FF isoform X3, which codes for MSSSLSLSSYSSLFGYDTLNPSVSNYSRKDKSLALLCSNFLKLYNRDDVECVGVDAAAAQLGVERRRIYDIVNIMESIGVLVRKAKNQYCWKGFDAIPQALHDLQISNEKETERSPSDSNKEEKSVSCPKTESRKEKSLALLAKNFVKLFLRSGADIISLDSAATALPGDVHDTTAMRTKARRLYDIANVFASMNLIEKVRHPESGKPAFRWLGMKQKSSNALEAGSGLNDTRMRVFGTEITNTASKRFAESISNCQSSGKQINVEMGNDENLLKQHQLHQSKDPESGEPAFRQLVQNSRSALETGFGSNDNKRRTFGTEITNTASKRFKDNSLSNCRSSEKVSVPTYAKQHNVKTENDENSMKQHQRHQSKGFVFGPFSPASIRDLDALENNKVGRIQDWEQLASTYFPRYQNQGTF